From Nicotiana tabacum cultivar K326 chromosome 20, ASM71507v2, whole genome shotgun sequence, one genomic window encodes:
- the LOC107799645 gene encoding thioredoxin H2-like, with product MGGNYSSTLHEANYMSTTIPQVKRSQVIAFHSSSKWKLHFDSLKDTNKLVVIDFTATWCGPCKYMEPIMNDFAAKYTDVEFVKIDVDELDKVAEEYGVQAMPTFVLIKKGKVVDKVVGADKDGLKKKIEKHRAMFI from the exons ATGGGCGGTAACTACTCATCTACTTTGCATGAAGCTAACTATATGTCAACCACAATACCACAAGTCAAGAGGTCCCAAGTCATTGCTTTCCACTCGTCATCAAAATGGAAGCTCCATTTTGATTCTTTGAAAGATACAAACAAACTG GTTGTTATTGACTTCACAGCAACATGGTGCGGTCCTTGCAAATATATGGAACCAATTATGAATGACTTTGCTGCGAAGTATACAGATGTTGAATTTGTCAAGATTGATGTTGATGAATTGGAT AAAGTAGCTGAGGAATATGGGGTTCAAGCAATGCCAACATTTGTGCTGATTAAAAAGGGAAAGGTTGTTGACAAAGTTGTGGGAGCAGATAAGGATGGACTAAAGAAGAAAATTGAGAAACACAGAGCTATGTTTATCTAA
- the LOC107799649 gene encoding dnaJ homolog subfamily B member 1-like yields the protein MGLDYYDVLKVSRNASEEDLKRSYKRLAMKWHPDKNSQNKKEAEAKFKQISEAYDVLSDPQKRQIYDVYGDDALKSGQFASASPTSAGSNGRGFRFNTRDAEAIFAEFFGGSDSNSAAGVGRKAAPVENKLPCSLEELYKGSRRKMKISRILLDDSGKPTTVEEVLAIHIKPGWKKGTKITFPEKGNYEPGATPGDLIFVIDEKPHAVFKRDGNDLVINQKISLLDALTGKTISLITLDGRELTIPITDVVKPGHEHIIPNEGMPISKERGKKGNLKIKFDIKFPSRLSADQKSDIRRVLCRNSD from the exons ATGGGACTTGATTACTATGACGTACTGAAAGTATCTCGGAATGCAAGTGAAGAAGATTTAAAGAGATCGTATAAGCGATTAGCGATGAAATGGCATCCAGATAAGAACAGTCAGAACAAAAAGGAAGCTGAAGCGAAATTCAAGCAGATTTCTGAAGCGTATGATGTGCTTAGTGATCCTCAGAAGCGTCAGATCTATGACGTGTACGGTGATGATGCATTGAAATCCGGTCAATTTGCTTCGGCGTCGCCGACTAGTGCTGGTAGTAACGGCAGAGGATTTAGGTTCAATACGCGTGACGCGGAGGCTATTTTCGCTGAGTTTTTCGGTGGATCGGATAGTAATTCCGCTGCCGGAGTAGGTCGGAAGGCGGCACCGGTGGAGAATAAACTGCCGTGTAGCTTGGAGGAGCTTTACAAAGGATCTAGAAGGAAAATGAAGATCTCACGGATTCTTCTTGATGACTCTGG TAAGCCTACAACTGTTGAAGAGGTCCTAGCGATACACATCAAACCAGGTTGGAAGAAAGGCACAAAAATCACTTTCCCAGAGAAAGGGAACTATGAACCTGGAGCTACTCCTGGTGATCTTATTTTTGTGATAGATGAAAAGCCACATGCTGTCTTCAAGAGGGATGGAAATGATCTAGTGATCAATCAGAAAATATCTTTACTAGATGCTCTTACTGGGAAAACTATAAGCTTGATCACTTTGGATGGACGGGAACTCACAATACCAATCACAGATGTTGTTAAACCAGGACATGAGCATATAATCCCAAATGAAGGAATGCCAATATCAAAGGAACGTGGCAAGAAAGGAAATTTGAAGATCAAGTTTGACATTAAATTCCCATCTAGGCTAAGTGCAGATCAGAAATCTGATATCAGGAGGGTACTGTGCAGGAACTCTGACTAA